TTCAGTCCGGTCAGCTGTGAGGTGACAATCGATCCGGTTTGTCCGCCACCAGCTGGATTGCAGTGTTTGTACTTGACGgacaccaccatcaccatttCCTggtctcatcaatttttttcaggaGGAGTAAAGACTGTTGCGGAAAAAGATGAGGATGATTATGAAAAGGATGAAGATGATTATGACGACGTAACTATTTCCTCTTACTCTATTGACTGCTGGATGGGCGGCAGCCGTCACAATTCTACATTTATACAAAGATCCACTACGGAAACGACGATTACACTTGAACCACTCGTCCTCGATACAGATTACTACGTCCAAGTTCGGGCAGTCTGCACTGATGCCACGGGATCCACTTTCTACAGTCCAGCTTCGCAGATTCTAGAAGCGAAAACGCTGCGAAATGCCGAACGGGCGGCACATGTCGTCCGTCGTGAGAGCCAAAAATGCCCGACCGCCAAAGACATCGACCTATACCAGTTACCGTTAAAGAGACAACGCGGAGTCCAAACACAAGGAGTCGGCCATTACGTTTTTGGTGAAAGTGAAGTGCCCTGCCAAACTGGCAAGCGTCGTCAACGGACCATCTTGGTGCTGGGCGCCACCGGTTCCGGCAAAAGTACTCTCATCAACGCTATGGTGAATTATGTGCTGGGCGTCGAGTGGGATGACGACTTCCGCTTTAAACTGATCAATGAGCCGGCCGACAAGTCTCAAGCTCACAGCCAGACGGACTTGGTAACCACCTACGACTTGTACGAGATGAAAGGATCCCGTCTGAATTATTCTCTGACAGTTGTCGATACTCCAGGATTTGGTGACACTCGTGGACtggaaaaagacaagaaaattaTGCAGCAAatccaaaattattttcaatgtcGTCACGGGATTCAGCAACTGGAGGCCGTCTGTTTCGTCGTCCAGTCATCTCTCCCTAGACTGACGGCCACCCAGCAGTACATTTTCGACTCCATCTtgtctatttttggtcaagaTATTAAGGATAATATTCGGCTGATGGTGACGTTTTCTGACGGTGCTTTGCCGCCGGTCCTCGGTGCAGTCAAAGAGGCCGGCATCCCGTCGCCCATGGATCCATCCACTGGTCTTCCCTTACATCACAAATTtaataattccattttttttacttccaacAAGGGCGACCGCCAGACGAACGAATTCAACCGGACCTACTTTGACATGGCAGTTGGCGGTTTCGACAAATTCTTCGACGATTTGAGTCGGATGGAAACCAAATCTTTGGCACTGACCCGGGAAGTACTCTCGGAACGAAAGCGGCTTGAAGCCCTTGTCAAATCACTCAAACAGACGAATGATATCAAATTAACACTCTTAAACGAGCTGGAACAAGTAAAAAAGATACTGGAACAAAATGAAGATCAGATGAATGCCAACAAAGTCTTTGAATTTGAAAGGCTTGTTCCCAAGTCGACGGACATCAGCGGAACGGGGCAATTCACCACCAACTGCCAAAAGTGTCGCACAACTTGCCATTTCCCTTGTGGACAGGCTCATGACGCAGATAAACATCTTTGCTCTGTCATGGACCGAAGCGGCAATTGTATGATATGCAAATGCCCGTGGAATGtccatttcaatcaaaagtaCCGGTACGAGATGGTGAAAGAGAAAGTCAAGCGTTCGTCCGACGCCATCCGGCAACAATATCAAGGGGCCAAGAATGAAGCGATAACCAATGAAAAAGAGCTGAAAATCTCCCAGAAAGAAATCGACAAATGCAAAGTAGAGCTCAGGAAATTGAAGCGAGATACCAATCCATGCATCCAGCGACTGAACAAAATCGCTCTCCGGCCTCACTCTTCCTCTGTGCCCAATTATATCGACTTGATTATTGCCGCCGAGAAACAAGAACATCGTCCAGGATATCAGGAGAGAATCACCACATTAAAAGATCTCCGCCAAATGGCTGATATCACGGCCAAACTGTTCTACAACAATTCGAAATCAAAAATTATGCGGATGGGACGTTATCTTTGGAAGAAGAGCATGTCCTTATTGGTTGGATATTCCTATAGGATCGCCATACCAGTTATCATCGCAGGCCTCTTTCTTCTCGAcaatcttttaaaacaattattttattgcg
This sequence is a window from Daphnia pulicaria isolate SC F1-1A chromosome 7, SC_F0-13Bv2, whole genome shotgun sequence. Protein-coding genes within it:
- the LOC124348783 gene encoding uncharacterized protein LOC124348783 gives rise to the protein MPNVEGKLKIPPNLRDVSPNLVLRCQMIWNRLQRIRCDTDDLIDDLRGYHCKPLMTYKRIMEFGELITKYVGVLLKALAQWTIAVRRGEITEEDVMAKKIKAVETQSPFLPNKLKCWLNRQKQQIKTFKKCDQLPNVRLVSGVKNLKKELRNGNKGSYAVVISLTFGMSDALVNDMKSYVEKKCWTKDDCWTKRDGKAEAMMESSTLTHCRKMFVAAQEFSNWVTNNNSDNTNVQYIILYDERIGVGEISPSTKIYDCGTGTALKFNSTFESNFTIPKAPGPVIVEKNHRGVITLSWRTEEEVEQSKFLLQYRNVGGSGERWDSIQHHSKSITISHLQSEESYVFRVAAVTPGGRSPFSPVSCEVTIDPVCPPPAGLQCLYLTDTTITISWSHQFFSGGVKTVAEKDEDDYEKDEDDYDDVTISSYSIDCWMGGSRHNSTFIQRSTTETTITLEPLVLDTDYYVQVRAVCTDATGSTFYSPASQILEAKTLRNAERAAHVVRRESQKCPTAKDIDLYQLPLKRQRGVQTQGVGHYVFGESEVPCQTGKRRQRTILVLGATGSGKSTLINAMVNYVLGVEWDDDFRFKLINEPADKSQAHSQTDLVTTYDLYEMKGSRLNYSLTVVDTPGFGDTRGLEKDKKIMQQIQNYFQCRHGIQQLEAVCFVVQSSLPRLTATQQYIFDSILSIFGQDIKDNIRLMVTFSDGALPPVLGAVKEAGIPSPMDPSTGLPLHHKFNNSIFFTSNKGDRQTNEFNRTYFDMAVGGFDKFFDDLSRMETKSLALTREVLSERKRLEALVKSLKQTNDIKLTLLNELEQVKKILEQNEDQMNANKVFEFERLVPKSTDISGTGQFTTNCQKCRTTCHFPCGQAHDADKHLCSVMDRSGNCMICKCPWNVHFNQKYRYEMVKEKVKRSSDAIRQQYQGAKNEAITNEKELKISQKEIDKCKVELRKLKRDTNPCIQRLNKIALRPHSSSVPNYIDLIIAAEKQEHRPGYQERITTLKDLRQMADITAKLFYNNSKSKIMRMGRYLWKKSMSLLVGYSYRIAIPVIIAGLFLLDNLLKQLFYCDFIIFPFFFHLYSRNVINAYAGWRLMIRIKAIIYRVSADWTKLSVKLREPKILFLLAIPAAPFIFSFTKEISICFLIAGSATLIVKKIVNNVLGWITVLFKNSFSKTSSTLGLIIVGGSITFATCFNEQLSVISRYIISIDMIIDLVLYLKNPPTHWQKVDILKQILNKVMHISSEVYSIAKALPCGVLSLFFKVKEKKNLFS